Proteins encoded by one window of Paraburkholderia terrae:
- a CDS encoding replication initiation protein has translation MATTKRAKKTDVVSPSSAELRKAVEAIAIQPKSGKITLLTRKLFNVLLTVAQQADESGDTYRALLSDIVANSAFDSNDTALVKEHLRRMVSVQVEWSQGTSSQKPGRKWGISTLIADAEILEDPTTRRVWVEFSFAPKIKKKLLDPVQYARLSLQFQSQLRSSAGLALYEICVRYLTNPSHLTMREAWEWWRPILSGTPDTEAGDEAKREYKYFKRDYLRPAIAEVNAVTNIFVELIEHREGRRVAEIQFRVTERKQPMLALDEHPNVFDSTLVDRMVKIGIPLKEAQTLYADSEENRIRAALQMTEQRMRSTTLPPVRSAPALFKDALKKGYAPPVDALPSAAAGKGSAGAPADDPKARLLDEYMAHRRKEAQALYQEQGEAERELARRSFEEDELPGLGAHMRDDWRRRGLESKLTETAFFDWLARKTWGEPTDGDLLSFTLSQSRAA, from the coding sequence ATGGCCACGACGAAGCGCGCGAAAAAAACCGATGTGGTGAGCCCAAGCTCCGCCGAATTGCGCAAAGCCGTCGAGGCGATTGCCATTCAGCCCAAGAGCGGCAAGATCACGCTGCTCACACGCAAACTGTTCAACGTTCTGCTCACGGTTGCCCAGCAAGCGGACGAATCGGGCGACACCTATCGTGCGCTGCTGTCGGACATCGTTGCAAACTCGGCTTTCGATTCGAACGACACCGCCCTCGTCAAGGAGCACTTGCGTCGGATGGTCTCCGTGCAGGTCGAATGGAGCCAGGGAACGTCGAGCCAGAAGCCCGGCCGCAAATGGGGCATCTCCACCCTTATCGCCGACGCCGAAATTCTCGAAGATCCGACGACGCGTCGCGTCTGGGTCGAATTCTCGTTCGCGCCGAAGATCAAAAAGAAACTGCTCGATCCCGTGCAATACGCCCGATTGAGCTTGCAATTCCAAAGCCAGTTGCGCAGCAGCGCGGGTCTCGCGCTCTATGAAATCTGCGTGCGTTACCTGACCAATCCGAGCCATCTGACCATGCGTGAGGCGTGGGAATGGTGGCGGCCCATCCTGTCAGGCACGCCCGACACGGAAGCCGGCGATGAAGCCAAGCGCGAGTACAAGTATTTCAAGCGCGACTACCTGCGTCCCGCGATCGCGGAAGTGAACGCCGTCACCAATATCTTCGTCGAACTCATCGAGCATCGCGAAGGTCGCCGGGTCGCCGAAATCCAGTTTCGCGTGACTGAGCGCAAGCAGCCGATGCTCGCGCTCGATGAGCATCCGAATGTGTTCGACAGCACGCTCGTCGATCGGATGGTGAAGATCGGCATTCCGCTCAAAGAGGCGCAAACACTGTACGCCGATAGCGAGGAAAACCGGATTCGTGCGGCGCTGCAAATGACCGAGCAGCGGATGCGCAGCACGACCCTGCCGCCCGTGCGCAGCGCGCCGGCGCTGTTCAAGGACGCGCTGAAGAAGGGCTATGCGCCGCCCGTCGATGCATTGCCTTCAGCGGCGGCTGGCAAAGGTTCGGCGGGCGCGCCTGCCGACGATCCGAAGGCGAGACTCCTGGACGAGTACATGGCGCATCGGCGCAAGGAAGCGCAGGCGCTGTACCAGGAACAGGGCGAAGCGGAGCGCGAGCTGGCTCGTCGTTCGTTCGAAGAGGATGAATTGCCGGGTCTCGGCGCTCACATGCGCGACGATTGGCGACGACGCGGCCTCGAGTCGAAGCTGACGGAAACCGCATTCTTTGACTGGCTCGCGCGCAAGACCTGGGGCGAGCCGACGGACGGCGATTTGCTTTCGTTCACGTTGAGCCAATCGCGGGCCGCTTGA